A genome region from Leptospira congkakensis includes the following:
- a CDS encoding SRPBCC family protein yields the protein MKFTVSIDINKPLDFVIQTFDDPENLKRWMKGLVSFEPISGTPGQPGAKSKLTFNHNGRKMEMEETITVKNLPKEFSGTYEISGIWNLVQNQFEALSPNLTRYTSVQEFRMKAPMKWFSLLLQPMFRKQSLQHLQSFKQFTESL from the coding sequence ATGAAATTCACGGTTTCCATCGATATTAATAAACCACTCGACTTTGTGATCCAAACATTTGATGATCCGGAAAATTTAAAACGATGGATGAAAGGACTTGTATCCTTTGAACCCATCTCAGGAACCCCCGGCCAACCAGGTGCCAAATCCAAACTGACTTTCAATCACAATGGCCGTAAAATGGAAATGGAAGAAACCATTACCGTAAAGAATCTACCGAAAGAATTTTCTGGAACTTACGAAATCAGTGGGATTTGGAATTTAGTGCAAAACCAATTTGAAGCCCTTTCTCCCAATCTCACTCGTTATACTTCCGTTCAAGAATTTCGTATGAAAGCACCGATGAAATGGTTTTCTCTACTTTTACAACCAATGTTTCGAAAACAATCCCTCCAACATTTGCAAAGTTTCAAACAGTTTACAGAATCTCTTTGA
- a CDS encoding LA_2444/LA_4059 family outer membrane protein: MKQNLIYIFLVSVSSMIFAEGEGRETERPVPEGNSKKSEWSLLLKRQTYQYLPYEYSSLTDKNESILPTRSSSALKENGKVLIPFVFSYENLEKGFKLELSYFEIEIVNANTLLYQQSNQGGNLSRFYLSPTARSEFELNLYQTFLLNKDWKLNLGGGVRNINRYLYGNYLGQGTFKEYFFTYGQQASIQTIYQLNQDFALHLTMDVFYTQGTRFFKQPNLMEDRFQYSLSTAGTGGIFRGYELDGSLSYSFHPNMKFFVGYNMIVSKFSYLNYNEIQISRSTENLGSQNPSLAGVWEMNRPQKSENFDTLRGMYLGMMVSF; this comes from the coding sequence GTCTCTTCTATGATTTTTGCTGAAGGTGAAGGTCGGGAAACAGAAAGGCCCGTACCAGAAGGAAACAGCAAAAAATCGGAATGGAGTTTGCTCTTAAAAAGACAAACCTACCAATACCTTCCTTATGAATACAGTTCTCTCACTGATAAAAACGAATCCATTCTCCCCACACGTTCCAGTTCGGCTCTGAAAGAAAATGGAAAGGTTCTCATTCCCTTTGTGTTCAGTTACGAAAACTTAGAAAAGGGATTCAAACTGGAACTCTCTTATTTTGAAATTGAAATCGTAAATGCAAACACCTTACTGTACCAACAATCGAATCAAGGAGGAAACCTATCTCGATTTTATCTTTCTCCAACGGCTCGCTCTGAGTTTGAACTGAACCTTTACCAAACATTTTTACTTAACAAAGATTGGAAATTGAATCTGGGAGGTGGGGTTCGTAATATCAACCGCTATCTTTACGGAAATTATTTAGGCCAAGGAACCTTCAAAGAATACTTTTTTACTTACGGCCAACAAGCCTCTATCCAAACTATCTACCAACTGAACCAAGATTTTGCACTTCACCTAACAATGGATGTATTTTATACACAAGGTACTCGATTTTTCAAACAACCAAATCTAATGGAAGACAGATTCCAATATTCATTGTCCACAGCTGGCACTGGAGGAATCTTTCGCGGTTATGAATTGGATGGTTCTCTTTCCTATTCCTTTCATCCCAATATGAAATTCTTTGTGGGTTACAATATGATTGTTTCCAAGTTCTCTTATTTAAACTACAACGAAATTCAAATCAGCCGGAGTACAGAAAATTTAGGATCCCAAAATCCTTCTCTCGCAGGAGTTTGGGAAATGAATCGTCCCCAAAAATCAGAAAACTTTGATACACTCCGAGGAATGTATTTAGGAATGATGGTGAGTTTTTAG